The sequence ACTACCATGGGCGCCGCCTTTGTCCTTATCGTCTCCTTTGTCCTTACCGTCGCTTTTGTCCTTATCGCCGCCTTCGGACTCGTCAAGTGCCTCGCGAGCCTTGCGGAGTGCTTTCTCAGCCATCCGTCGGACCGAATAGTCTCGTACCGACGAGGGCGGTTTTACGCCTCTGGCCACGTGTCGAGCGATGTCCCTGTTGTGTTCTTCGATGGATCCCTGTACGACGATGAAGGCGAATTGCCAACACGCTTCGGCCATCACCCAGAGCGACTGGGTGGAAAAGATGAGTGCATTAGGCGCGCCCAGTAACACTTCGAGCGCTTCGAGGACCGCCTTTTTTACGGCGGACGGCCGAATCATCTGCCCGAAGGGCGGACCAGTGGGTCCACGAGCCATCAAAAGCCCCCCTTGCGCAACTGCTGCCTCATCTCTCCGCTCAGGGCGGGGAGAACCCGAGGCCGAGCGTTCACCCCTCCCTTCCATACCACGCTTGTTGTTGCCACATCCATCACTCCAGCGAGAAAGTGCGGAGTGGGGGCTGTGGACCAACCCCAGCCACGTGCGAGCACGCGGATGGCGTAGGCCACAAGCTCGACGCTCCTATGGAATAAGTAGGGCTTCGGGCCACACCGCGCCGCCACTTGCTCCACCTTTCCGCCCTGAAAGGTTCATAACACTACATAAACCTGACTTGGGACAATTCAGCTACTCCAAAATGTTCCGCCGCAAATGGTCAGACTATCGACGCGGGAAAGTGCACCAAAAACGACCGTGATTTTCTCGTCGGAAAGCAGGGTCAAAAGTGACGCGCAAAGGGATTGCGCCGCCACAAAGTACACCACCCACGCGGGTCCTATGAGGCCCCGCGAAACCATGGACACTCTCGTCGCTCGCAACGCACACCGACACGCTTATTAGCCCTAAGCGATTTACGCGTTCCGACGGCCACACCCGTCGCTACTCGTGCTCGCTCCGCTGCGCTACCCGCACGGATTGCGCGTCCTGTGTTTTCGGTCGACCTTTGTGACTTGGTTTTCGCGACGCAGCCGCGATTCGAAAAGGATCATGGAGGAAGAAACGATGCATGACACGCAAGAAAAACTACTGCAAGCAGGCATGATCGCCCTATTCTTGACTTCGGTTATTTGGATACTTTTTTTCTTGGTTCGGGAAGTGATCTATGCCTTGGGGCATGTACAGACCTCAATCTGCCAGACCCTTAACAGCGCGAGCGGCGGAACCCCGAAAGCCGGTCGAGTACGAACGCATGGCTCTGTGCCACGTCTATTTATTCGACCCGGCCCAACCTTCATGCACTCAACAATTGGGGATGGGTGCAATGGATGGGGGCGAGGACTTGCCGGTCAGTGAATACGAGGTATTCGTTCGTCGGCTTCGGGAAATCGCTCCGGACAACCACTCTTTGACCAATGACGAGGTAGCCGCTTTTCCTCCGGGTTATGTTGGTGGGTTGGATGCCGTCTACGTCCATTACGAGGCCTTTCTCCATAGAATCGTCACGCGGCCGGAAGGCGGGGCCGAGGTGACGCCAACGGGGTTTGTTCGGGCAGCCTATCCGAATACGTTTCTCTCCCGTGGCGGTGTCCAAAACGTCGTGGATTTGCGACGTCGAGGTGCCTACTGGGCCGCGGAGAATTTGGAGTTGATTGATGACGCCTACGTTGCTCAATTCCAGGCTATGGTGAAGGAAAGAGGACTGCGCCTACGGGAGCCACACGAAGATGTAGACGAGATTGCAGAGCTCGTAGGATTCCACATGAAAACCACAATTCCGCGCTACTGGTCCACCCTTGATCGCGTAACTCTCCGCGACCTGTATGCCGCCTGTCTCAGGATGTCCAAGGTTGTAAAGGAAGAGGATTTCAAGGTCTTGGACAAGCTTTTGTGACGTGGTGCCCCGGTAACGTCTGATGCCATTGGGCCCCCGAGATCGACTGTCAGCGAGCGCCCTCCGGGCGCTACGAGGCCTTCGGGACAATGGGTGCAGTATACAACGACCGCCCTAGATGGAGCGCCGTTCGACCACCGTTACGGCCAGTCCGAACGGCACGTTCCTGAACGCCAACCACCCGGACCACTTGAGCAGGAAAGATTAGGTTCGACGAAGTCAAGTGCAACCCAGGTGACACGATCTAAGCCCCGGTTCCCAATCGCGGAATAACGAGTGAATTCATACGTCATGAAGGCCCCGCTCTTGGGGCAACAACGTCACGGCCGTGAAGACCAAAGGTGGAGAACACCGGGACGGTGACGGGCACGTCCCCGGTGACGCTGAATGACCATGCGGCAGCGGGATTCACATAGGATGCGCCGCGCCCCCGAGCACGCCGGCTCATGTGTCCCTAGGTGGCATGAGGTCGCAGTAACGCCGGAAAAAGTGGTCACTTGTGGGGCAGCAACGCCAAGACGCTCAAACGCCAGAGATCAAGAACACGGGAACAGCTCTCGGCAAATGCACGGTGGCCGCTCGTGGTCAACATGATGTTGGAATGCCAAAAACGTTACAGATTAATGGCGGCGCACAATGGCTGGGTGTATTATGCTGTCGGTTGACCTGTTTTCGCCCTTTCGAGGCGGACGCACTTCCCCCTCCCGGGCTCGGGTGCGACGCTTGCCGGGCGCCGCTGTTTCCGCCTATCCTACGCGCGACAACCCTTGCACGGTTTGAGTAGGTTCCCGTCGAGGTCTCGGGCGCTCGCTGCCTCATCGTGATCTCGAAAGAACCGCTTCGGATGCCGGGCCCATTCGCATTCGCGGCGATGGAAGTGGTGTCCGACCTTCGTCGCCACCCTCTCCTCGGTCGTCACGTATTAGGGCAAGGCGATATCTGTCATAGAATCTTGCACGTGTTCGCCGTGACATCATCGATCTCCGGCGGCGCCGAGCGATGACGCCCGCAGGCGTCACGGCCGAGCGCAGCGTCGCCCTTTAGGGCAGCAAGCGAGGCCGCAGCGAGGCTCCGTGGAGATGTTTCCGCACAGGCGTGCTTCGGGATCAGTGTTCTTGAGCGAATAAGACCTCTTCCACTTTCCTGAAGTTCATACTATCTGGCACGCGTAAGGCCCTTCCGTCGCGCTGTTCCTTCCATCTAATCCTTCTGTTCCGGCATAGCGGAACGCCGGTTCCATGGACGCCTTTACGTGCCCGGCTCCAAACCGGTGGGGTGATTTCATCGCGAAGCTAGAGGAGAAAAACGGCGCCCTGTACGTGGACGGCTACAAGGTCGAGAAGGCGTGGGAGAGCGACAACGGCTGGTATTGGTTCGGCGTCGACGTCTCGCACTACCAGGACAGCCTGATCAGCGGCGAGGTCTATCCGAACGACCGCATCTGGTTCGGATACGTTCACGGCCACGAGGAGGAATGGGGCCACTTCAGTGAGACCGAGCTCGACCTCATGAAGCCGCGCGTCTGGCCGGTCGAGAAGCACGATCTCCCCTACGCGGGTCGGCGGATCAACAAGACAAGGGCCTAATCGTGTTCACGCCCCCGCCCGGCCGCGCGCCGGCGGAGAGGTTTGAGCCGCCGAGGCCATCATGATTCGAGCGAAGCGGCGCCGAAGGCGCGAATCTTGATGAGCCGAGGCGGCGCCCCCGTAGCGGCGCGCGGCTCCGCAAACTCAATGGTAGGGCGTGCCAGGAAATGGGCCCGGCATAAGGGCGCCGGGCCCGCCAAGATCTCGGTGGCTTAACGGGGACTAGTCTTTTCGGCCGTTCAATTTCTTGGAGGGAGAACCCTCATATGCGCCCCCTGAATGGTCTTTAGCAGCAAGACGGCGGCGAATACCCATGCTGACCACGAGTGTTGAGAACTGGCGACCAGCAAGGCAAATATCACGATCGATACTTCTCCTTGAACGGTGAGAAGGGGTGTTTGGACGCGATTGGTGCGGCCCCTGCTTACGGACGCAGCCAACCTTAGGGTGCCGGTAGCCGTCAACTCCCGCTCACGGGCTAGCGCTGATTGGCTGTGAAGCAGCGCCGACAAAAACCAAGGGGGCGGGAGGCTGCGCCGCGCGCTGCATTGGGCAAGCAGGGATGGGAGTTTATTCTCGTATTGGAGGAATATTTGGATGCTCAGCCGAGCGGAGGTTGGCGGGGGTTCAAATCGGCGTGACGGGCGCCCGCGCCAGTATTCGAAACCGCTTAGGCGCCCGGCCAAACCCGCGCACGACACGTGGGGGTTCAATTAGGCGATGGGGGGCGTGACGGTATTGAAACCCATGGCACTCCCCCGTGCCATCGAAGGGGCTCAAGTATCGGTGATGGTCAAGCGGGTGGCGATTCGAGGCACCGGAGGAACACGTGGTCACGGTCTCCTTGCAAGTTCAATTCCGTGTACACGACGCGGTTCTCCCAGACGTCGATCCCAACCTGGAAATTGCCTTCGGCGACTGTAATCCGTTTGGCCGTCGGCACGTAATACGCTTTCACCGCATCCCGGCGGGGGCTTCCCTGCACGTGCTCTTGATACGCTATCCACGAGCCGGCCACTCGCGGACGGTCCTGAATTGCGGGCCCCGTCTCGTTGAATGCTACGACAGATGACGACCCACGAGCAAGATCAAGTAGATGTATGTCCCAGTCGTCCCGCGGCGTGGGTCCCGACCCAACCATGTACGCGACGAGGTTTTCGTATACGTCCATCTCGCTAAGGCCAGGTGGTGATTCCGCTAGTACTTGATTGGCTCCCGTGGAAAGATTATGAAGAATCAGCTGGGACCGGTGGCTCGGATTCTCATCGGGCTCGGATAGCCAGACTACCTTATCCTTCCAGATCTCGCTCAAACCCACAATGTATTCCGTCAAGCGCGTCAGGTTCCCACTCGTCGTGTTTAGGACGTAGAGGCCGCGAACGGTCACGTCGTCCGTCTGGGATTCGAAAAGCACAAGGTCTTCGTAGAGACCTCTTGTTCCGAGCTCCGTTTTGAATGGAATCGGGAGAATAGACGAGCGGCCCGTATCTAGGTCGGTTGTCCAGAGTTGGATTCGCCGTTCTGACTCGAGAAAGTCGCGCCAAACCACCGTCGTGCCGTATATTATGGGTACGCTCTGGAACGACGGTCCTGTTGCGAGAACTCGCTCTTCACCTGTCGAGATCCGGTATGCGTAGACATCCGTCTCACCTGGCGCGAGAATCGTGGGATGGTCACTCCGCGCGTGCCACACGATCCAGTCGTTCCATATCTGGGGGGCCCTGATTTCGACTTGGCCGTCATCTACTGGCAAGCCGTGATCGATCGGGCAGCCGATTGGCGGTTTTTCCCCCTGAAGGAGGCTGGGACCAAAAGCGAAAAGGCCGGCTATGATCATGCCTCCACCGATCCCGACTGCCATTGTCCGGGGCTTCATTGATTGACTCTTTGCATCGGTGCTCTAGTACTTGAAATCCGCTTGGCTTTCGGCGTACTCGAAGGCAATGTTGGCGTCGGACATCGACACGACCATCCCTATTGGTATCTTGGCCGAATATTGGCCCGTCAGGTCGGCGAACCCGTCCTCGGCTTGGCTCAGCACCTCGTCGATGCTTGCGAAGCTACTTGGATTTGCGGGATCCATGAGGAGGAAGCTTCGTATTGCTACGGCGTCCTGCTTGTTCGTCGCGTCCCAGCCGAAGATGGACCGCGAGTAGTCAGGCCAAATGCCGGGCACGGCATCGTCGAGAGAATCCAACGTGTCGCACCGGCGCTTCGTCGTGGTTTCGGGACATCCGGGGCTTGACGGCGTGCCCCAATACCAATCCGCCACAGTTTCGAGGTTTTGATCCTTCTTCTGTTGCTGGACCTTGCCAAGTGCGTAGAAACTAATTCCGGCTTCTGCAACACCGACAGCGAACAAATCCGCAATCCTTCCTGCTGCAATCAGCTCAGCGGTGAACTGCCTCCCAATGGTCCCTTCAAGCTCTCGTCCCAGAGGTTGACTGTGATCCTTGCCGTTCGTTGACATGATAATCCACGGCATCTTTGCCTCGTCTTCTTCGTCGAAATGAAGCGGCGGCGGATAATCGGTCCAATAGCCGTGTCCGATCGAAGCTTCCATCATTTGCATGTAGAGCTTGAGGAAAATTGCAGGGGAGAATGCCGGTTGCGTCCAAATGTCGATTTCTACTTGGAAGATGTCTGCGTCCACTATCTTCCCCCCGATTACGAGAGCCGTCACCACTCGTCCGACATCGCGGAGGACGATCTCGGCCGTGTTCTCGTCGATGGTGACCACGGTGGTGTCCCCGACCGGGTGGTTCGCGAGATAGTCGCGGAAGCTCTCCCAAGTTGGCCACACCTCACCGTGTTCGCGGTAAATGCGCTTCCAGCCGGTTTGATCGTTGCCTTCATCCAAGCCGTATCTGTCGCCGTTGAACCAAAACTCGTGCAGATTGGCAACGTTGTTCCCTGTCCAATCAAGTTCCGTTCTGGTCACGGTTTGGGTGTCGTCAACGGTATCCACGATCGTGGAGAGAATCATGCCGCCAGCGAACAAGGCGGCTCCTGCGACTACTACGCCAATCGACAATTGGCTCTTTACGGGAAACGCAACGGCGCCCATGGCAAGTGTGGTTCCTGCGTCCTTGGCGGCCATTGCGGCTCCGGCAGCGAACCTTAGCTCATGGATGCCGTTCTGAATCTCTCCGGCGTAGACCGTCAGATTGGCGCGCAGGGTCAAGCGATTCCGGTTCACGTCCTCCGCCACGATGCTGAAGCCCGTGGTTCCGGTGGGAAACAATTGCCGCCATCTGTCGCTGGTCGAATCGTAGGTTGGGATGAATCCTACGTCGGCCCCTGGCAGGTGGGCAATGACGCGCACAGATGTATCGTTGATGCCAGCGAAGTCAGACAAGCGGAATTGGGTCCCGTTACGCAGGTCTCCGGCGTACCCTTCGACCTCGCTCACCGTCGGGTATACGTCCTCAACCCAAGGCCTAATGTCGAACCCATCAAGGAGATTGTCGTCGTCTATGTCCCTGGTGAGCGGGCTGGAGGTTCGGCCTATGACCTCGCTTCCGTCTCTTGCCAAGTCGCCGTCCGAGTCGGGGTCGAACCTGTCGAGTTGGCCAGTAACATTCAGCCAGAACGCGTTGACGCGGCCTGTCGCGCCGGAGGCAGAGTCGGTGATTTCCAGTGTCCAATTCTGATGAGTCTGGAAGGTCGATGGAGAAACACAGGTCAATAGGTCCGCCACGAGGAGGCCGTTTCCGTGCTCATCGTAGGTTGGGAACCAGCACGTGGTTCCTTCCCCATTCCTTATCCTGATGGTGAGGTCGGCCCAGTTCTGGTGGATGATGTTCACGACTGCGTACGCCTTCACGACGTTATACCTGTCGAGGCCAGCGAGTTGTATTCTTGCGGTCTTTCCGTCCTCGATTAGCGGGCGGTAGGCGCTACGCGAGGTCAAAGTGAAGACCACGGAGTTCTCCAGATAATCCGACAGCTGGTCAAGGTCTGAATCTATCCCGACGCCTATGTTGTCGATGTACCAGCCACGGTGGTCGTCGTTTGTTCCGCTCGGCTGAAAATTGAAACGAATCTGGATGACGTGGCCGACGTAATCAGAGAGGTCGATGACCCGGGCGTGCCACCGCCGGTAGTCGGCGTCCCCATAGACTTGCCAAGTCGCATTCGAGACCCACGACCCTCCGTCGACGCTGATCTCGAGTTTCTTGATATCAGGGGCACTCCGATTGTTCTCCGTTTCGTACCAACTCATGTAACTCAAGACAATTGGGGCCTGCGAGGTTCTCAAGTCTATGCTAGGACTTGTGAGGGTTCCTCCAACGCCTCCGGTGTAGGTGCCCGAGTCGTCCCTTCCGAACCACCATGAAGATGAGCCGCTGAAGGGTTTTGCGTACGCGCTGGTCGTATTACTTGCTAGGTGCCAGAGTCCTGTCGCTGTCCACCCGGTCGTTCCTGACTCCGTGTCATGGACCAGAATGTTTATTGGGCGCACTGCGGGTCCGGTGAACGTCGGGGTCGAGACATTGATGCCTCCGTTGTCCGCCGTGCGGAAGAAATACGTGTGTGACCCGACGGCGAGGGAGGTCGTGTACGTATATCTTTTTCCGTTATGGTACGTGGTGTCCGACGGTTCGAAGGCGCTCATCGGGAAGTCTTGGCCGTCGAGCCGCAGATTCATGTATTGGGGAGTACCGTTTTCAAGATCCGAGTATACAACCGAGAAAGTGAATTGGGTGTACTCCGTCCCGGCGTCTGGCGTTAGGGACGCGGCTTGCAGAACAGGCGGACTGTTAATGACATTCACAATCCGCGTCGTCGTACTGGTGACACCGTAGTCATCGATGACCCGCATCCTGATGGTCTTGTTTCCCCACGTCACATACGAGTGGGTGGAGAGCTTGTCCGTCGTGTTGATGATGTCGTAACCGTCGTTTTCCCAATCCCAGCTTATTCGAAGGTTTGGACCGGGCGTGACGTCGTCCGTTGAACAGGTCGCGTCGACCGTGAAGAGCGTCAGAACTGAGCCGCTTGTAGGCGTCACGGTGAAACACGGGGTTGGGGGGTTGTTCACGAGAAGGGTGCGCGTCGTCCAGTTATTCACCCAATCCGAATCCGCGGCGTTCATGCGTATCGTCTTGTTGCCTGATGTCGGGAACTGGAATGTGTAAGTTTTTGACGCGGAGTACTGGGTGTTACACCATCCATCGGTGTCCCAATCCCAGCAAACTTGGATACTTGACGCCGGAGTGAAATCATCGGTCGTGCAGGACGCATTTGCCGTGAACACGGTCGTGGTTGGGCCGGTTACGGGGGATACTGTGAAACAGGCGGATGGGGCGCTGTTTGCATTCGTTGTAAAGCTCCACACGGGGCTGGTTGAAGTCACGAGCCCGTCGCTTGCTTGGACGTTCCAGTAGTACGTTGTCGCCGACGCCAGGGTACCTAGATTGCACGGGGAGGCGGAGGATACACATTTCACGCTCGTCGGGGGATTGGTGGTTCCAAGGAAGGTCGTGTATGTTATCGGGTCGCCATCGGCGTCGGTGCTAGGTGCCCATGATGCGTTGAGCACGCGGGGAACGTCCGTGGCGAGGTTTGCTGGGGCAACATTGGAGGGCGCACTTGGGCCTTGGTTTGATCGGGTCCCAAACGACCAGACCGGGCCCGCTTGGGTTGAGCTCGCGTCGCTCGCGTTCACGCGCCAATAGTAGGTCGTCGATGCTCCCAGGTTACTGGTCGCACAGTGCGAATATTGTGTCGAGCAGGCGAGATTTGTGGGCGGATTCGTGGTTCCCAGGTATACGGCGTTGGTTACGGTATCCCCATTCGGGTCGCCGCCCGTCCATGACAATGTCGCATAGCGGCTGACTAGAGATGCACCATTGACGGGCAGGGGAACGCTCGGCACGAACGGTGGTACGTTTCCGGAGGTGCAGCCCGAACTAACGGAGAACGACGTCTTGGCGTACGGAGTAATGACCAAATCGTCGATGGTGCCGGTAACGCTCCAAGAATCATCGTTCAACGAGCTGCGGCCGACGTAGATTGTTTCGAGGCCCGTGCCGCCCTTGACCCATTTGAAGGAAGGGAACGTGGAATCAAGGCGACCGTTCACGTAGAGGCGCACGTTCATTCCGTCCCACGTGACCGCCAAATGGACCCACGTCGACAATTGGATCGTGCATTGTGAGTAGTAGTTTTGGGCACCGTCACCGATGCGGGCGTTCAGGGCCCATCTGCCGCCGTCTCTTGCTACGGCAAAATGAATTCCAGTATCGTAACCGTGATAGTCCAAGATTTGGTATCCGATTCGGTTGGCCGGTTGAGATCCGAGTTTCACCCATGCTTCCACCGTTCCGTTGTGCAGGGGATTCATCGTCGGGCTCGGAAGAGCGAGCCAGTTCGTAAGCGAGAAGCCTGGACCGATGCCGCCACCGGTACGTCCATTGGCGGTCCAAATAGTGCCCTGATAGGTTCCTGGGTTTTGGTTGCCTGAATCATCGTCTGCCCAAAGCGAGTTGGAAAACCTGTAGGACCCGCCCTTTGCATCGTCGAGAGGGAAGCGATTCAGAGTACTGATCCGGATTTCGTCCAGGCGACCGAGGAGTTTTCCTCCTGATCCATCCGCGTAGGCCCCGAGTGCGGTCAGCCGATCATCGGAGCCGTCCGGGCAGTTCCAGGAGGCCAACGGCGGGTCTTTTACCCCGTTGATGCGCATCTGCCAAAAGGTTCCGTCATAGGAGAATGACACGCTGTTCCATACGCCAATCGCGAGTACGCTTTGCGACGTCATCGACATGGGCGCGGCAGAACCCACCGGCCCCTCGGCAAAGACGAGGCGACGATTTGAGTCGACGTAGAGGTTCCATTCCAGTTGGCGGTCTATGATGCTGAAGATCGTCCCGGGGGTTGGCGCCGCGTCCAGAAATATGGATGCTTCTACTGTTCCGTCACATGGGCGCCCCTCTTGTCCCGTGGGCCCCATCGTCAAATCCATGTACTCCGTGCCGTGGGCGATGCGCACATAGTTGGTGCCCGTGAACATACCTGACCGGCTTCCGACATCGCCCTCGTTGTCCGTCGCCCATGAGGAGCCGCCTTGGAATTCGCCGTTGTTTCCGGGGAGAATGACGTCCCCGACGCTAAGGCCGACGCCTTCGCTGAAGTGGTAGAGCGCCTTGGTGGCTTGGTCCGCCGTCAACCGGCTGAAATGTGGGGGATGAACGTGGAACGCGTCTTCCGTTTCGATTGCCGGGAGTTGGGTGCCGCTTTCGTGGTAGAATTCTGGGATTTTGAGTCCCAGGCGCGCGAGCCAATTCCGATTGTATGTCACTTCTTGGCCCGCGTGGTCAGCGTCGTCGAAGTTGATTATGAGGCGTGGGTCGAACCACGTCCTGTTCACGGGACGGGTCCCGTTGGCGTCCGTAACCAAGCCGGGCATGCTCTCTATATGGGGCCATCTTTCTACGCCTATCCACATGGGACGCTGAGCCAGGAGAAGGCTTGATTCGGAACCGCGAGTAAAGACCGGAATCCCTGATGGCTTGAAGGGCTCGATTATGACTTTTTTCTCTTCCGTGGCACCGCCCAGTAGGATCCTATACCAGTCGCCGTCGGGCGTCTCAGCATACTCGTAATTGAACGCTGGGTCGGAAATAAGCGAGGACACGTAGGTTCGAGAGATCAGTAGGAATAGTGGGGTGGGGTTCGCGTCTTGGACTCGGATTGCAAGTGTCTTCGTGCCTGGGACGCGTTCGACGGTCACGGCGATGGGACGTCGAGACGTTCCATCTTGGTTTTCGAATCGAACCTCGGTGGGAGGGGGTCGCGTCAGTGGCGGGTCGCCGGGTTTCGCAAGAGAGTCGTTACCTGTGGTTGGTTGTTGGCTTTGGGTGCCGTCGCCGGCTGATCCGGGTTGCGCGTTATTCGGTGGCGGCGGCGGGCACTGCGGGCATATGTCTTTATCCGGGATAGGCGGGTCGAACGAATCAGGGTTCTTCGTTTTGAACGACCACGTCGGCCCTTCAATGATTTGGAATCCGTCGGTGACCTTCACACGCCAATAGTACCATGTGGAATAGGCGAGGCCAGTGATCGTGCAGGAGGTGAGTTCTGTGAGGCACTTCACCGTCTGGGGATCCGGGCTTGTGCCAAGGGTCACGTTGTAGGTAATTGGGTCGCCGTTCGGATCGCCGCCCGACCAGTGGAGAATCAGGCTGGTTTGGGCTCCCTCTTGGCCAGCTCCCGGAATTGGGTCGAACGGAATTCGGGGTGGCTGCGGCGGATTTGAATCGGGAATCGGCTGTTCGAGAACCGAAGATGGCAGGAACTCCTGGAGGTGGTTCACGTCGCCCTGTATTGTGTCGAGCAGGCCCTCGACTGGTAGGATGGGATCCAAGGGATCCGCGGTGACAAGCCCGTTGAACGCTGGGGACGTCAGAAGGGCCAATACAATCGTCGCGCCGAGCTTTCTGTGAGCTGCCCCTCGTTTCATGAGGGCAAAGAACGTCTGCGGGTATTAGCCGATTGTTTACGACGACTGCAAGCGTCCGGAGTGAATCGGCAGGGCCCAGTAACTTTCGCGTGCCGCGTGTAATTGGTTCATGTATTCAACGGCCGCCTCTGGTTTCGCCGCTCCGGGCCCATGACCGAGAACATTGGCCACTATCTGGGCGATCGACTTCTCGTCGACGTAACCCCACCCCATTTGCACCCATGGCCCAACTGTCGTTCCGTCGAGGGTCGGCGCGACGGGAAGTGTGCCTGAAACGGCCAAGCACGTTGGGCATTCCGTTTGGGATGGTGCTTGATAGTCGGCTGTTTCCCAATAGGTAGCCGTTTCGTTAATGGCGCTGCGAACGTCGGCTGCCGTGATCTTGAGCGTGTCGTTTTTCGCAATCGCGCCTCCTCGCAAGCCGTCAGAGTAGTTTAGCGTCGTGCGGACTTCGTAGATTGCCTGGGCCACGACGCCTGCTATTAGGGGTGCGCCGAAGCTCGTTCCGGTGGCCCAGTGGTACAGGTTTTCCGTCGTCGCGTCGTCTGCAATCCGGAGCATGAAGTCACTTACTATGTCCGGTGTCTTGGCCGCCATGATCGTTTCGCCGTGCGTGTCGCTTGACGCGCCGCCCACAGTGATTACCCACGGAGGCCCGCCGTATGGCGAAGCCGTTGGTGGGACGAATTCGTTCCCGGCGGCTACGATTATCATCTTTCCTGAATCCGACGCGTTACGAAGGCTCTCGGTCCGGCCGAAGTCGCCGGCGAGTTCAACCGGGGCATTAGCGGCAACGCCGAGGCTAATCGAAAACACGTCAATCCATGGCTGCTTTTCTGCCCAGGGGAATGTGACGTCGGTTTGCGAAACGCTCTCTATGGCTAGGATGTACGCGTTGGGGCTGGCTCGCGCAACCAGGGATGCGGTGCCCGTGCCGTGGCCGGCTTCGTCAATCGCTGCGTACTTGTGGTCGGCGGCCTGCTCGTCATTCGAGTATGCCAATATGCGTGTGTCCCTG is a genomic window of Euryarchaeota archaeon containing:
- a CDS encoding S8/S53 family peptidase translates to MHTSRKPILSLLLFVSLVIGGCVGPTSGPGPLVLPPGADPQPAPHVVVAVFDTGINPYHPVFRTPGAPEPRVMVPTIGDYATINLSFDLPYPDAFAKDGLDSLERQKLYWFRDTRILAYSNDEQAADHKYAAIDEAGHGTGTASLVARASPNAYILAIESVSQTDVTFPWAEKQPWIDVFSISLGVAANAPVELAGDFGRTESLRNASDSGKMIIVAAGNEFVPPTASPYGGPPWVITVGGASSDTHGETIMAAKTPDIVSDFMLRIADDATTENLYHWATGTSFGAPLIAGVVAQAIYEVRTTLNYSDGLRGGAIAKNDTLKITAADVRSAINETATYWETADYQAPSQTECPTCLAVSGTLPVAPTLDGTTVGPWVQMGWGYVDEKSIAQIVANVLGHGPGAAKPEAAVEYMNQLHAARESYWALPIHSGRLQSS